ACGGAGCCCATCGAGTTCCGCCTGCTTAAAATCCGCAACAAGGCGGTGCATGAGCGCCTGCTGCAGATCGTTCCGGCGATGGAGGTGATCCTCGCTGAAACCGCGATCGAGAGCCTCGGCAATGTCCAGTCGGTCATCGACGACGATCTGCATTCGATCTATTTCCGCAACCCGGCGAATAATTTCGTGAAGGGATGGGCCTTCGTCACGACGTCGATCCCCGCGGAATTCGCGGAGACGTCGCGCCGCCGGTTCCTCGGCCATGAGAGCCGCAATCCCTATCTGCCCTATATGGTCGAGCACGGCCATCCGGACGCCGGCGCGCCGGAGCATCAGCGAAAGGTCGCGGCCTTCAGCGGCGCGATCGATGTGCCCGCGGGCGAGGAAGCGGTGGTGGTCGTCGCGCTCGGCCAGACGACGACGATCGACGAAGCGAAACGCCTCGCCAGGCTCGCGCGCGATCCGGCCTATGCAAGACAGCAATGCGAGGCGAGCGCCGAGGCGTGGAACGATCGGCTCTCCGTGCTGCGCATCAAGACCAACCGGCCGGATGTGGATCGGCTCGTCAATGACTGGCTGCCCTATCAATTGCTGGCGTCGCGCCTGTGGGGCCGCACCGGCCCCTCGCAGCGCTCGGGCGCGACCGGCTATCGCGATCAGTTGCAGGACGTCATTCCGCTCATCCATCTCGCGCCGGCGCGCGCCCGCGCGCAGATATTGCTGCATGCGAAGCATCAATATCTTGAAGGCGACGCCTGCAAATGGTGGCATCGCGCGCCCAATGGCGGCACGGGCCTCGCGGACCGCACGCATTCCTCCGACCCGCATCTGTGGTTGCCTTACGTCACGATCCGCTATGTCAAAGGCACGGGCGACTGGGCCATTCTCGACGCGGTGGAGAGCTTCCTCGAAGCCAATCCGGTGCCGAACGATCAGGAAGGCGAGGCGACCGTCCCGCTCAATTCGCGTGACAAGGACACGCTGCTCCGCCACTGCGCGCGCGCGATCGACTACACGCTCGACCGCTTCGGCGCGCATGGCCTGCCGCTGGTCGGCTCGGGCGATTGGGACGACGGCATGCATCTCGTCGGCGTCGAAGGGCGCGGCGAGAGCGTGTGGCTCGGCTTCTTCCTGCACGGCATTCTCGTCGATATCGCGCCGCTCTTCGAGCAGAGAGGCGATGGCGCGCGCGCCGCGCGTTATCTGGAGCGCGCCGAAAAATTGCGCGGGGCGCTCGCCGAATGCTGGCGCGGGGACCGCTATGTGCGCGACTTCGCCGATGACGGCCGCGAGCTGGCGCCGATGAGCGCGATGACGGCGCATTGGCCGACGCTCACCCATGCGGTCGACGCCGCGCGCGGGCGCGAGGCGATCGAGAAGGCGCTCGCCCTGCTCGGCCGCTCGAATCGAATCCTGCTCGTCACGCCGCCCTTTACGGAGCATTCCAATCCCTATCCCGGCCGCAGCGCGGAATATCCGCCCGGCGTGCGCGAGAATGGCGGGCAATATTCGCATGGCGTCTCCTGGTTCGTGGACGCGCTGGCGAAGCTCGGGGCGGAAGCCAAGAGGGACGGCGACGAAAAGGCGGCGCAGGAGCTCTTCGCGCGCGCCTTCGAGAGCTGGATCGCCATCTCGCCGATCTCGAAGCTGCGCACGCCGGCCGAGGCCGATATTTACGGCATGCCGCCGCATCAGCAGCCGGCCGACGTCTATGAAGGCGAAGGCTATGAGGGCCGCGGCGGCTGGGGCTGGTACACGGGCGCCGCTGCGCGCATGATTTCGGCGGCCTACGCCATGCTCGGGCTCGAATTCGAAAATGGCGAATTGCGCCCGCGCGCCGACGCATTCGACGCGAAGGGCGATCTGCGTCTCGAAAGCGTGACCTATAAAGGCAGGACTTTCACGTCTTCCGGCTCGAGTTGAGGCGCCCGTCAGCCCTCGCGCGGCGTCGTCGCGAGAGCGAGCGACTCGTCCTGCAAAGTGAGCTCGGGGGGATAAAACGGATCGTCGACCAGCGCGTGACCCCAGCGCGTGACGAATAGCGTCCGGTCGAGCACTTCCTGCGTGCGAAGCGGGCGCTGCTGGCGCGTCGATCCCTCCTTGTGGAGGAGCGCCGGCGCCGCGGCCGAGACGACGGCGTAGCCCGCCGCGCCGGCGCGCAGGCAGTAATCGACGTCGTTGAACTCGACGACGAAATTTTCATCGAAGCCGCCGAGCTTGTCGAAAACGTCCCGGCGCGTGAGGAGACAGGCGCCCGTGACGGCGGAGACGCGGCGCGTCGTCGTCATCATGTCGTAAGGCCCGGGGTCGTCGGCTCTGCGCCCCGCGCCGGCATGCGCCGTCAGGCCGCGTATGCCGAGCGCGATGCCGGCGTGCTGCACGCTCCCGTCCTCATGGAGAAGCTTGACGCCGGCGACGCCGACGCGCGGATCGATCGCAAGTGCGACGAGCGGCGCCAGCCAGTCGGGATCGTCCGTTTCGACGTCGTTGTTGAGCAGCGCGATGACTTCGCCGCGAGAGGCGCGCACGCCTTCATTGACGAGCCGGGCGAAATTGAAGGGCTCGTCACGGCGCAGGATCGTCACATTGTCGCGTCCGCGCAGGCGATCGAAAAGCGCGAAGGTCTCGGGCTCGATCGAGCCGTTGTCGACGATCACAAGCTCCAGACGCGGCCAGTTTGCGTTTTCAAACAGAGTTTCGACGGCGCGCGCAAGAAGGTCCGCGCGATCGCGCGTCGGTATGACGATGCTGACGAACGGCTCCGCGGATGACGTCGCGACGCCGTCAGCGGCGAAGGATACGATGCGCGACGGGTCGGGCGCCGGCGGAACGGGCTGCGTCTCGCTGCGGAATTTGTCGAGGAAGTGATCGAGCTTTCGGCCCCAATAATAGCGCCACCCGCAGGGTCTGATCCGCACGGAGACTTGCGCCTCCGCCTCTCCGCAATCGATGCGCGCCGACAGCGAAGGGTCCATCATCACTTCGTTGAAATAAGTGACGCGCTTCTGCAGGCGGAAGGGAAAGGCGATGACGCAATCGCCGGCGGCGTCGAAGAAACGAAAGAACGCCACGATCGGACGCTCCGGCGCGTGACGGATCATCTCGATCTGACAGGGTCTTTCGTTGGCCATGGGCTCGCCGGATTGATGCCTCGCCTCTTTATCAGAGGCCGAGCAGCATTTCGCCCATTCTTTGCAGAAAGGTGCGGCGGCGCGGGGGACAGCGTTTCGCGGCGGCGTCGAAAAGGCTGAAATCGGTTGCGACCGTTTCCGATCGCCGCGCCGTCGTGACCACCTGATAGATGTCCGCATGCGGACTGACGGTCAGCGCGGCGCGCACGGCTTTCGGCAGCTTGTTCCAGCTCGCGTGGAATTCCGTGACTTCCGGGCGGCGCAGCACGATGCGCGCATCGGCGATGGTCAGTCCGGCATTCTTGTGCAGCGCCTCGATATTCTTCAGCCCGAAGAAGCGTATATGGGTCTTGTCGAGCAGGCCTTCTTCGCGATAGTCAAAATCGTCCTCGTAAAGGAGGCCCAATATCGCGCCATTGCCGATATAGGGCAGGGAGACGATGATCTCGCCGTCCTCCTTCAAGAGCTTCTTCATCTCGGTGATCGCGGTCCACGGATCATAGAGATGTTCGAGCACGTCGGCGGCGATGATCGCGTCGAATTTCCCTTCGGCGTCCAGTGCGTCCGGCCAGCCCGGCGCGTTCAGATCCAGGGAATAGACGCGCTCGGTGAATCTTTTCAGTTTTTCGACCGATTGCGGATTGATCTCGACGGCGACGACCTCGTTGCGTTTGTCCTTCACGAGGAACTGGGTCTGCATGCCGGCGCCGGCGCCGAGCTCCAATATTTTCTTGCCCGCGCCAGCGAGCTCCACGACATAGGCAAGCGCATTGTCGCCGTTGAGATCGATCTGATATTCGTAATCGTGCAGGACGCCGAGATCGGGCGCCTGCGTGCTCTGCTGCTCATTCATCGCGCTTTTGCTTTCGGGAGGGCTGGAGCCGGAGAATAATCCGCCGCTCGCAGAGGCGGCAAGATGCGCGGAATGCGCCGAACGGAAAGGTTTAGGCGGCGCATGTCAAAAGCAAATTCTTCAGTTCAAGGCTTTGTTCTCAAGTCTATGTCAGCGTTATGCAGTATTGCTGCGCTTCCATTTTTTCGCCAAGGCTCATGTGCATCAATTGATGAGAGTGATTTGCAGCAAGAACTCGACGGTGAGCCGGATATGCTTCTCGAGAGAACGGAAGAGCTGGAGATTGCGGCTTATCTCAATGCCCTGACCCGGCTGGAGCGCGCCGATGAAGCCGGCGCTTCTCACGCGCGCCGCCAATTGACGCGCCTGCAAAAGCTTATCCGCCTGCGCGCGATGGAGCTTTACTGGACGGTCTCCCGTTTCCTGCGCCAGAGCGAAGCGTTTCTGTTCCCGGGCTATGTCGAGCGCCGTAATCGCGTCCCCGCCTGGAAGAAAATCGATCAGCCGACGCTCGCGCCAGAGGCGGCGCTGGCCGCGCGGCCGCGCTTGCTTCTCGACATGACGAGCACGCTGCGCTCCGGGAAGAATACCGGCATTCAACGCGTGGTGCGCGAGATCGCGCGCAACGGATGGCTGATAGGCGCGGGCCTGCCCGTCGCAATCCATAACGGCCGGCTCTTCACTTATTACAGTCATCCGGACATTCCGGAGATTGTCGAGATCGAGCAGGGCGACATTTTCCTGATGCTCGACGCCAGTTGGAACCATACGGAAGAATATCTGCCGATCCTGGACAGGGTGAAGGCCAAGGGCGGGAAGAACATCGTCTGTCTCTACGACATTCTTCCCTTGATCCATCCCGCCGCCTTCCCGCCGGCGCTGACGCAGCGCTTCGTGGGATGGCTCTCGCAGATCGTCCTGAAAAGCGACGGCGTCGTCGCCGATTCGCGCGCCGCCGCCGAAAGTCTTCGCGACTATCTCTCCGCCAATAATCTGACCAAGCCCGGCGTGCCGCTCGGCTGGTGGCGGCTCGGCGCGGATTTCTCGGGCGCCGCTTCGGGCGACGTCTCCGAGCGCGCGCAAGAGATTGTGAAGGGGCGGCCCTATTTTCTCGGCGTCGGCACGGTGGAGCCGCGCAAGGGCTATCCCGTCGCGCTCGATGCGTTGGAAAAGCTGTGGGATGCGGGCGTCGACGCGTCCTACGTCGTCGTTGGCGGCAAAGGCTGGGGCATGCGGCAATTCGAGCGGCGCCTCAAGCACCATCCGGAATTCGGCAAGCGACTCTTCTGGCTCGATCGCGCGAGCGACGCCGATCTCGCTTTCCTTTACCGAAATGCGCGCGCGCTGGCGCTCGCTTCCGTCGCGGAGGGCTTCGGTCTGCCGATCGTCGAGGCGGCGAATTACGGCGCGCCGGTCATTGCGACGGATATCGCGGTGTTTCGCGAAGTCGCAGGGGACAGCGCGCGCTATTTCGATCTGCTCGACAGCGACAGCCTCGCCGAGCGGATGCGCGAAGCGCTTGCCGAGAAGCCCGCCGCCCCCGTCGTCGCGCCGACAAGCTGGCGCGAATCCGCGACGCAACTATTGGGCATTGCGCGCGACGGCGGCTTTCAAACGCGGCTCGACTGAGCGCATAGCGCGCTCAGAACGGATGATACTGATAGAGCCAGCTCTCCGAGAGGATCGTGTCGCCGTTCTTCAGATAGAGGCGCATTTCGACGGGGTCGTTCCCCTCGACTGTCAGATCGAATTGCGCGCGCCAATGGCCGGGCACGCCGTCGAAGACCGCTTCCGTATAGACGTAGGAGAAGGACCCACGCGACGCCCAGAGGACGGGCTCGGGCTTCACGCCGAAAGGCAGCTTCGCCAGCGGGTCGCCAAGGAACTCCACCATGAATTTGCGCACGCCCTTCGGGCGCGGCTTGCCGGGCTGGCCGCCATTGCCGAGCCGCGTCCCGACGCAGCGCGCGAGATTGGTCGGATAAGGCTCGTCCGCGAGCCAATGCAGGCGGTAGGAGAATTCGAACTCGGCGCCCGGAACGGCGTTCTTTTCCGGAACCCAGACGCAGACGACATTGTCGTGGATTTCGTCGTCGGTCGGGATTTCGATGAGCTGGATCGTTCCCTTGCCCCAGTCGCCCTTGGGCTCGACCCAGACGCTCGGACGCCGGTCGTAGAAGACGTTGTCGAGATAGTGGTCGTAAACGCGATCGCGCTGCATCAGGCCGAAGCCCTTGGGATTATTGTCCCCGAAGGCTGAGGCCATGACGCGGTCGGGATTGTTGAGCGGGCGCCACAGGCGCTCGCCGGTTCCCGTCCACATGGAGAGGCCGTCGGAATCGTGAACTTCCGGACGCCAGTCGACGGCGGTCGGCTTTTTCGTCTCGGAGAACCAATACATCGAGGTGAGCGGCGCAACGCCGAAACGCGTGAAGGAGCCCCGCAGATAGAGCGCGCAGTCAATGTCCATCACCACGCCCTTGCCGCGCGTCATCAGGAACTTATAGGCGCCGGTGATGGAGGGGCCTTCGAGCAGCGCGTGGAGCACGACGCCGTCTTCGGTTTCAGGACCGACATAGATCTGCGTGAAATCGGGGAACTCTTCATTCGAGCCCATCTGCCAGGTGTCGAGCGCGACGCCGCGCGCGGACAGGCCGTATTGGCGCAATTCGCCGATGGCGCGGAAATAGGAGGCGCCGAGAAAGGCGACCCAGTCGTTCTTCTTCCAGTCGAGCGAACCGTCCTTGGATTCCTGAATGCGGAACCCGGCGAAACCCGCGCCCGCCGGCAGCTTCCGGGCGATCGAGTCCTCCGGCATGTTGAAATAGCTGGTGTCGTAAATGATCTCGCGGGCGTCGCCATTCTCGACGGCGAAAACGCGGATCGCCTTTTTGAAAAACATGCCGAGATGGAAGAACTCGACCGGGAAGCGCTCCCCGGTGTCGGCGTAGAGCGCATGGTCGGTGTTGTAGGTGATCTGCCCCCATTTTTCATAGTCGATCTGCGACGTGATTTCGGGAGCGGGGACGTTCGGCGCGCGATAGGGCTCCTTGACGAGCCGCTTCGCCTCCTGCTTCAGCGCCTCGAAAGAAAAGGGCTGGGGGGCGGCGAGCTTGACGTTGGAAATGCGCGTCGCCGCGGCGTTGGCCGGCCGCGCGCCGACGGCGCCGAGGGCGCTCGTCGCCGCAGCGGTCTTGAGAAAGGAACGGCGGTCCTGCTTATCGATCATTCCGAAATTCCTGTGGCGAAGATTCCGGCTATGAAGGCGCAATGCGGCGCCCTCGGGGCGAAGGTGCTGAACGGCGAGGGTGAAGCGCAAGCCTGAACGGACTGTTAGCGCGTTTCTCGCGCGGGAGGCTGGCGTGCTTTAGCCGCGGATCGGCTCGTTCCGAACCGCTGTTTTCATGAAGAAATAGAGGCCGATAAAACCCAGGAGCGAGAAAAGCGCTTCGAGCGCGTGGCTGATCATGGGATCGAGCTGAAAGAGGCCCCCCAGCGCCCAGCCGGCGGCCCAGGAGGCGCCGACAAGCTCCGTTCCGACGAGGATCGCGACCGCGACCAGCGTGGAAAGATGCAGGAAGTTGATCGGCTTCTGGCTCATGGCGCACTCTCGAGGGGTCGCTCGGGGACGCGGTCGGCCCGCGCATCGGCTCGGGTCCTGCTATCGCAATGGGCGCCGCATGGCAAGGGCGGGGCGCGAGGGGCTCTCACCCTTCTTCTCGAGGAAAGGGTGAGCGCTCGCTCACTGCGTCAGCCGCGCCGACTGCACCGCCTGGCGGAACATGTCCTGCATCGCATTGGCGATGTCCTGCGGCGTGTCCGCCTTGTGGTAGAAGCCCGGCGAGGCGCAGGCCTGCATCGCGGCGTCGAGATTGGGAACGGCGTCGTTGACTTTATACGCTTCCGAACTGGCGTAATTGGTCGGGTGCGGGAAGGCCGGATAGGGGATCTGCAGGACTGAGATCGTCACGCCCCGCGCCTTCAGCGCGGCGCATTTCGCCGCGTCCATGGCGCGGATGGAGACGGTCTCGCCGGGCTGCGTCGGATAGGCGGTCACGCCCGGCCAGGCGCCCGTGGCGCTGACATACCACTGGCTGTCCTCCATGCCGTCCGACACGAAGAAGACGAAAGGCTGGCCCTTGCTCGCGCCGGAGCCGTCGCCCACCGTCGTGATCTTCGCGCTGATCTCGTCAAAGACGGAGTGGATATGCGAGCCGCCGGCGCCCAAAGTCGCCGTGTCGGCCGGGATCTTCGGATTGGCCTTGTAATTGACGTTGAGGCTGCGGGCAAAAACCTTGTCGTCGCCGCCGTCCAGCAGCTTGCCGAAATCGGTCATCTGCGTCGCCGGATTGTAGTTGATCGCGGTCGCCACGGAATATTGGTCGCCCATCAGATCGTCGGTGAGATCGACGAAGGAATTGACGTGGGTGACGAAGGGATAGACGCCCATGCGGAACTGCTTGGGCAGCGTCGCGGTATCGTTCGCGGTCTTCATGAGCTGCGCGATGGCTGCGCCGACGGCGTCGACGCGAAGCTGGATGTTATGCGCGCGCGCATAATTAAAGCTGTTTTTTCCAGGAAAGTGGCAGGCGAACATGCAGCCGTCGCCATTGTCCTGTTTGCCATCCGGGCTCGCCGCGGCGAGCTGGTTCTGGCCGGCGATCGTCGAGGGCAGGCCCATCGAGGCGGAGACGTCGACCAGCATGTAGAAGTCGAGAAACTTCGCCATGGTGAGCTGCGCGCCCGCGCCGCCACTGTAATTCATCAGCTTGATGCCGGCGATCTTGCCGAAATTGGAGGGCATCGCGGCGTTATAGGCGACTGTCGCCGTCACGTTCTGGCCGTTGATCCTGACGTCGAAGGTCGGCTTGCCGAGGAGGTCCGAGGCGCGCTTGCCGGCCTGAGCGTAGAAGGATTTTTCCGCCTGGGCGCGGGCGTCGGCCCTCGCCTGCGGCTGCGGGTTGGGATTGGTCGCCGAGAGCGTCGCGATCGTGTTCTGCGCGGTTTTGATCGCGGTGAGGGCGGCCGCGTCGGCGGAAGCGTCCATGCGCGCCTTGGCGCTTTGCAGGATGGCGTAATCCGCCGCGAGGCCCGAGGCCAAAACCAGCGGGATGATGGAGAGACCCATCACGATGGCGACGCCGCCCTTCTCGTCGCGGGCGAAACGCGCGGCCTTTTCTTTCGGGGAATGCGGGGTCGTGGAGATGTGACGCATGTTACGCTCTCAAGCACAGGTCGTGACGAAGGAATCGCCGCCGGCGATCGAATAGGGAAGCTTGTCCACGTAGCGCGGCTGCAGATAGCTTGAGCGCTTGATCGTGAGCGGACCGAAGATCTCCGCCGCGAAGAGCGGCTGATAGGCGAAGGTGAGATCGACGACGATCACCGAATTCGGGCCGAAGACGTCGGTCGGCAGCGTTGTTTTGCTGGGGGGCGTATTGTCGGGAACGGCGGTCAACGCGGCGCCGCAAGGCCGGCGATCGGAGCCCCCGCTCCAGGAGAGCTTCGCCTGATAGGTGCAGTTCGCGATGCAGCCCGGCATGGTCGGTGCGAAGCCGACCGAGCTCATGCCGACTTTGATCATATTGTCCCAGCTCTTTCCGAGCCGCGCGCCGTCCTGCAAGGCGCGTGGAAACAGGACCATCGCGGAGTCCTGCGCATATTTCATGTCGACGGGCTCGACCTTCTGCGATTGCGACAGCATTTGCGCGATGGCGTTCGCCGTCACTTCGAGCTGTCGGGTCGCCCAGGCGTAGCGGTCGAGCTCGACGAAGCCGAGCAGCATGAGGACGAGGAGGGGAAGGGCGAGGCCGAATTCGACGGCCGCGAAGCCCTGATTTTCGCGAAGAAGGTTCTTCCTCATTGAAGCGTTCCTTGCGGGCGTCGGCTCAGCAGCCGGCATAATTGACGGGGAACGGCTCGTTCTTGAACGTGGCCGTCGAGGTCACGACGCGCGTCTTGCGGCCCTTGTAGGTCGTGTAGCTCGGGAAAACCGCGGCGGTGGTGAGGATGGGCGTCGGATAGGCCGCGCGGATGACCACGTATTTCTTGGCGCCGCCGATGCAGTAGGCGTTTTTCGAATTGTCGAGCGCGGGAGTCTTGAGGCCGTTCTTCGCAGCGTTGACGTAATTGGCGTAGGGCGTCGTCGCCGGCGCGGCGCCGCCCGTCGGCGCGTCGAAGGTCTGCACGTCCACATAGAGGTCGTTGCAGCTCATGATCGCCGGCAGTTTCGGGCACATGATCTGCGCGCGAAACTGGGCGGCGTCGAGCGGCTTGCCGGCGACCGACTGGTTTTGCACGTTGCCCGTCATGATCTCGCGGGCGGTCTGCTGGACGACCGCGTCGAGCCGCGACTGCGCGAAATTGCCGTAGCTGTATTCGAGGATCGCGATGACCAGCAGCAGGAAAGGCAGCGCAATAAAGCCGAATTCGACAGCGGCGACGCCGCGGCGGTCGTGAATGAAATCGGCGCAATTCTCCGCTTTCGCGGGGGCGTCCCGTAAAGAGGATTCGTTAACGCGTTCGATCATTTCTTGCTCTCGCTCAGGGGCTGGGAGCACGGCCTCGCTCGGCGCGCTCCCTGGAATTTCCTGCGGTTCCGGGTCTTTCCGGGGCCGCTTCTGAGGCGAGAGAGTGTTAGCGTTTCCTTAACGATTCCTTGTTCCGATCTTCGAATCTTTCAGACAATTGCAACTAGTTTTGATCGAACTGCCCTTAACGTTAAATCTGGCGGTAGGAGACGCCCGAAATTTCGGGGAATTTTCGCGTCTCCACGGCGCGAAATTCACAGAGCGAAAATTGCGGGGAGAGACGCAAAGACGCTTCGACCACGCATGAGCGAGAAACAAAAACGCCGCCGCTTGCGCGACGGCGTTGCGCGCCCCACGGAATTCGACGCCTTTACAGCCGGGAATTCATCAGAACGGAATGTCGTCGTCGAGCTGATCCGACAGACGGCCGCCGCTCGCGGCCGGGGCGGGGCCACGTTCGGCCGGCGCGCGCTCCATGGGCGAGGAGCGGCCGAATGAGCCGGCGCCGCCGCTCTGATAGCCGCCGCCTTCGTAAGCCCCTTCGCCGCGGCCGCCGCCCTTGCTGTCGAGCAGGGTCAGCTCGCCGCGAAAGCGCGGGATGACGACATCGGTCGCCTTGCGCTGATTGCCGTCCTTGTCAGTATATTCGCGGGTCTGAAGCTGCCCCTCGAGATAGATCTTCGCGCCCTTGCGGCAATATTGCTCCGCGATCTTGCCTAGCGCCTCGTTGAAGACCGAGACATTGTGCCATTCCGTGCGCTCGCGACGCTCGCCCGTAGCCTTGTCGCGCCACGTATCCGAGGTCGCGACGGAGAAGGAGACGACGCGGTCGCCCGACGGAAAGGTCCGCACTTCCGGATCGCGGCCCAGATTGCCGACCAGAATGACCTTGTTGACGCTACCCGCCATGTCTCTCTCCACTCAATCGATGCGGGGCACTCTAACGCCATCGCGACGTAGGATGACGCTCCGGATGGGCTTGTCCACAGATGATGCGGGCGCAGCCGGGCTTATGTTCCATTTTTGTTCTAGCATCCCGCGCGGGCCGACGCAAGCGGCGCCGGCGCGTCTCAAGCCGGGTCGTGGCAGCAGACGCAGAGCTTGGCGCCGTCCGGATCGCGGAAATAGGCGCCGTAATAATCGGGATGATAGTGCGGCCGCAGGCCGGGCGGGCCCTCGCACCGCCCGCCATGTTCCAGGGCGAGGGCGTGGCAGGCGTCAACAGTGGCTCTGTCCCGAGCGAGGAACGCCGTCATCTGGCCGTTGCCGGGCGCCGGGGCGCCTTCGAAGGG
The nucleotide sequence above comes from Methylocystis parvus OBBP. Encoded proteins:
- a CDS encoding glycosyltransferase family 2 protein; this encodes MANERPCQIEMIRHAPERPIVAFFRFFDAAGDCVIAFPFRLQKRVTYFNEVMMDPSLSARIDCGEAEAQVSVRIRPCGWRYYWGRKLDHFLDKFRSETQPVPPAPDPSRIVSFAADGVATSSAEPFVSIVIPTRDRADLLARAVETLFENANWPRLELVIVDNGSIEPETFALFDRLRGRDNVTILRRDEPFNFARLVNEGVRASRGEVIALLNNDVETDDPDWLAPLVALAIDPRVGVAGVKLLHEDGSVQHAGIALGIRGLTAHAGAGRRADDPGPYDMMTTTRRVSAVTGACLLTRRDVFDKLGGFDENFVVEFNDVDYCLRAGAAGYAVVSAAAPALLHKEGSTRQQRPLRTQEVLDRTLFVTRWGHALVDDPFYPPELTLQDESLALATTPREG
- a CDS encoding class I SAM-dependent methyltransferase; its protein translation is MNEQQSTQAPDLGVLHDYEYQIDLNGDNALAYVVELAGAGKKILELGAGAGMQTQFLVKDKRNEVVAVEINPQSVEKLKRFTERVYSLDLNAPGWPDALDAEGKFDAIIAADVLEHLYDPWTAITEMKKLLKEDGEIIVSLPYIGNGAILGLLYEDDFDYREEGLLDKTHIRFFGLKNIEALHKNAGLTIADARIVLRRPEVTEFHASWNKLPKAVRAALTVSPHADIYQVVTTARRSETVATDFSLFDAAAKRCPPRRRTFLQRMGEMLLGL
- a CDS encoding glycosyltransferase family 4 protein, with protein sequence MLLERTEELEIAAYLNALTRLERADEAGASHARRQLTRLQKLIRLRAMELYWTVSRFLRQSEAFLFPGYVERRNRVPAWKKIDQPTLAPEAALAARPRLLLDMTSTLRSGKNTGIQRVVREIARNGWLIGAGLPVAIHNGRLFTYYSHPDIPEIVEIEQGDIFLMLDASWNHTEEYLPILDRVKAKGGKNIVCLYDILPLIHPAAFPPALTQRFVGWLSQIVLKSDGVVADSRAAAESLRDYLSANNLTKPGVPLGWWRLGADFSGAASGDVSERAQEIVKGRPYFLGVGTVEPRKGYPVALDALEKLWDAGVDASYVVVGGKGWGMRQFERRLKHHPEFGKRLFWLDRASDADLAFLYRNARALALASVAEGFGLPIVEAANYGAPVIATDIAVFREVAGDSARYFDLLDSDSLAERMREALAEKPAAPVVAPTSWRESATQLLGIARDGGFQTRLD
- a CDS encoding glucan biosynthesis protein; this encodes MIDKQDRRSFLKTAAATSALGAVGARPANAAATRISNVKLAAPQPFSFEALKQEAKRLVKEPYRAPNVPAPEITSQIDYEKWGQITYNTDHALYADTGERFPVEFFHLGMFFKKAIRVFAVENGDAREIIYDTSYFNMPEDSIARKLPAGAGFAGFRIQESKDGSLDWKKNDWVAFLGASYFRAIGELRQYGLSARGVALDTWQMGSNEEFPDFTQIYVGPETEDGVVLHALLEGPSITGAYKFLMTRGKGVVMDIDCALYLRGSFTRFGVAPLTSMYWFSETKKPTAVDWRPEVHDSDGLSMWTGTGERLWRPLNNPDRVMASAFGDNNPKGFGLMQRDRVYDHYLDNVFYDRRPSVWVEPKGDWGKGTIQLIEIPTDDEIHDNVVCVWVPEKNAVPGAEFEFSYRLHWLADEPYPTNLARCVGTRLGNGGQPGKPRPKGVRKFMVEFLGDPLAKLPFGVKPEPVLWASRGSFSYVYTEAVFDGVPGHWRAQFDLTVEGNDPVEMRLYLKNGDTILSESWLYQYHPF
- a CDS encoding pilus assembly protein TadG-related protein, producing MRHISTTPHSPKEKAARFARDEKGGVAIVMGLSIIPLVLASGLAADYAILQSAKARMDASADAAALTAIKTAQNTIATLSATNPNPQPQARADARAQAEKSFYAQAGKRASDLLGKPTFDVRINGQNVTATVAYNAAMPSNFGKIAGIKLMNYSGGAGAQLTMAKFLDFYMLVDVSASMGLPSTIAGQNQLAAASPDGKQDNGDGCMFACHFPGKNSFNYARAHNIQLRVDAVGAAIAQLMKTANDTATLPKQFRMGVYPFVTHVNSFVDLTDDLMGDQYSVATAINYNPATQMTDFGKLLDGGDDKVFARSLNVNYKANPKIPADTATLGAGGSHIHSVFDEISAKITTVGDGSGASKGQPFVFFVSDGMEDSQWYVSATGAWPGVTAYPTQPGETVSIRAMDAAKCAALKARGVTISVLQIPYPAFPHPTNYASSEAYKVNDAVPNLDAAMQACASPGFYHKADTPQDIANAMQDMFRQAVQSARLTQ
- a CDS encoding TadE/TadG family type IV pilus assembly protein, translated to MRKNLLRENQGFAAVEFGLALPLLVLMLLGFVELDRYAWATRQLEVTANAIAQMLSQSQKVEPVDMKYAQDSAMVLFPRALQDGARLGKSWDNMIKVGMSSVGFAPTMPGCIANCTYQAKLSWSGGSDRRPCGAALTAVPDNTPPSKTTLPTDVFGPNSVIVVDLTFAYQPLFAAEIFGPLTIKRSSYLQPRYVDKLPYSIAGGDSFVTTCA
- a CDS encoding TadE/TadG family type IV pilus assembly protein produces the protein MIERVNESSLRDAPAKAENCADFIHDRRGVAAVEFGFIALPFLLLVIAILEYSYGNFAQSRLDAVVQQTAREIMTGNVQNQSVAGKPLDAAQFRAQIMCPKLPAIMSCNDLYVDVQTFDAPTGGAAPATTPYANYVNAAKNGLKTPALDNSKNAYCIGGAKKYVVIRAAYPTPILTTAAVFPSYTTYKGRKTRVVTSTATFKNEPFPVNYAGC
- the ssb gene encoding single-stranded DNA-binding protein translates to MAGSVNKVILVGNLGRDPEVRTFPSGDRVVSFSVATSDTWRDKATGERRERTEWHNVSVFNEALGKIAEQYCRKGAKIYLEGQLQTREYTDKDGNQRKATDVVIPRFRGELTLLDSKGGGRGEGAYEGGGYQSGGAGSFGRSSPMERAPAERGPAPAASGGRLSDQLDDDIPF
- a CDS encoding VOC family protein, with translation MFSHIFIGVGDFERALAFYAPLMARLGAELKFIERERPWAGWRATASDRPLFLIGAPFEGAPAPGNGQMTAFLARDRATVDACHALALEHGGRCEGPPGLRPHYHPDYYGAYFRDPDGAKLCVCCHDPA